Sequence from the Microplitis demolitor isolate Queensland-Clemson2020A chromosome 2, iyMicDemo2.1a, whole genome shotgun sequence genome:
AGGAGtttaataatacattttttttcatatccagtattatattttctttcttttttttggatatattgcttgttaattttttttttttaatacagtattaatataatttttttttatctttcatcagtttattatttatttaattaaataatactggGTAACATTAATcgcgttaattaaaataactgtgataattataataataataatagtttacaGTGGAATGATCAAAAAGGAATTGAacagtaaattatataattgtgCAGTAAATCAAgagttgattaattttttaaattttttgaaaccataattaaattaagtacaattaaaatataatcttgtattgaaataataattatttttactttattattattgcggACAAAATTTcaaggattttttaattattgagttGATAATTATGCagtaatttcatatattattaaaaaataaaaatttatttaatttaaaaattaaaacatattttttttattttacaaatttctagattttaaatgaaaaaatatattttcaaaattttaaataaaatttgcataattatctttatttttaacccgtagaattaaattaaatttaaatttagtggcgcgaatttttaaatttaaaacaaaaatttttatacaagaCAATTTCTGTGCgccacatatttatttatatatattactaaaaaaaaaaaaaaaaaaaaaaaataattactacggATTAAAAATGAcgtaattaacatttaattacaATGATTAGTTCCTAAGctacgaagaaaaaaatatatatatattttaatgaaataatcgCGTatgtacatttttaaatatatatatatatatatatattattttttatatataatatagaaCAAGAGTCAACAATTTTAACTAGAGCACATGATAATCTTATTACTTTTTCTCacctttgtattttttttttttttttttttttttttttttttttttttttatacaacgATAGACTATAGacgagaaaaaatatacaacaTTCATAAGTTTGAATAAAAGATATTGATTATATACAGCTATTGTATTTGGATCATACGAGCCGATGAATtcatatgtttatatttatatatattatatttataagattattattatttaattaaattaaattaataagctTTCAAACTTGCACTTCCGAcagatttattatcattatttttgttcttttgaTATTTGTAAGCTCTGTAGAAAAGATATATCAAactaaatcatttaaattcactcacttttattttatttaaatgtcacATTTGTAGTTTACGCTTGTGATTTAATATACtggattcaaataattatttgaaatattttttctacctTGTTTCGTTTAAATCGAGTGGGGAATTAATTAGTGGTacaactgataaaaatattgtgtcaTTGACACCACCTACAACTAGATTAGATGGCAGTGATAATAGActgactattaaaaaaaaaaagaaaaaaaaaaatagtgaatctagacagacaattttttatacttattgaGGGCAATCTCCACCAGTGTctccacttttttaaaaatatttaatgactttCGAGTGTCGTAaccgtaattaaaattttgttaattagctACTGAATCATACAAAATTTGACAGTTCGAATTGTAAAAttgacagttaaaattttaggatttttttttcaacaatgaaattaaaaaaaagagaaaattacaaaaaatgcacatgtagaaaattaaaaaaactacatgtgcaatttcctgaaatattttttttttttaattaacagcttggtaagcaatttttttaaaaaccatcaTCAGCTAAATTGTCACTACGTCACCTTTTCAATTaacactaatttatttttaattaattaattaaattttaatcacggCTAAGGTCActgtacatttttaaaaagtgggggagTCTGAGGACtccttcaataaaaataagctaaagattaatttaattaattaattaataagtattagGCACCAGGGATGCattgattgaataaaaaaaaaaaaaaaaactttaattacagacttaaattcattattgCCATCATTAGCTTCCATCATCAATCATTAACAACATCTATAATAATCAACAGTCAACAATATTcaacatatttaattaagtaaagcATACATAATTGTTCCCGTCTCTTATCTTGTCTTCCTCACCTTCAGAGATTCCTAATCTCTGGGaactaaaaaaacataaacaaaGACTAAACCGAACTGACTTGCACAGAGGAACCGTCGGGATCGTGAACTCTCATGTTGACTGAGTTCTCCAATTCGAGGTCCGCCAAGTCATTAGACAGCCCGACGTCAGTGTAACTAGAATTCCCGTCACTTATTATCGAGTCATTCTTCTTTTTGACAGAACCATTAGCCTCCTCGCCGTCTAGCCCGCGagttttaaaatctttttgccccaattttttttctttctcaacATAACCATTCTTTGGTTTTCCGTCTTTCTCCCGGGGTTTTTTGGTCAAGCTGAAGTTCGTGATCTTGGAACTTCCTTTGGTGTCTTTTCCTTGCCGGAGAGATCCAACGCGACTGGGTTCCGTGGTGTCTTGTTCCTCTGATATTGATACCAAGTTTGCTTTATCAGTACCTACGTCTTCTTTTGCTACGATTGGGATATCAtctaaaaacaaagaaaaatatttaatattaataataattgcaattttttcaagtttcaatatttaaaaacactgaaaaaaaattttaataataaaaacccaGTAAGTCAACCAATAGTtgaatagttaaattttttttttcataattttttaattatgataaaaaaaaattaactcatgGCCAAGACATtgttgtattaaaaaattgagtctgtttttttttaaacatcagtaaaatttatcaaaatatttccCATCTACCGGGAGACTTTAATTGGTTAAGTCTCTCCCCTATAAAAACAGTAtttcatattataatttttgatttataattttttttttcagtgtaataCTCGTGTGTTAACAGTTGcgtgatattttataaaatcctaGGCTTCATTAACCTGAAACCTAAAGCGTgcttagtaataattacattaatagaCCGTGTAATTTAACTACACATGCACCACAtattgatgaataaatgaatatacatatgtatgtatatatatttaaaaaaaaaaaagtagatgtGCGCGATTACTCCATAGCGGTGATGTAATGTACGTGAAAGCGGTATATAAATTCCACATGACGTGCTTATGGATAACGAGAGTTTTCATGATGAATTAAACTCTCGATAATTACAACAACTGGTACCGTGAGTGACTTGATAGTGCGCCAGCAGTGACATTGCCTGGCTTGCCTCGTTCAATGGCTCTCAGTCCATTGATGTAAAGTCCGTCGACCGAAGCTACGATAGCTTCACCAAGAGCCTGCTCTTCAAGGACGCGGTACAGTCGCGCACCAGCACTGAGTCGGCTTTCATTTCCAGGTGAGTCGCTGCGGTCTCTCCTCGGTCTTCGGACAACTTCTTCTTGAGCAGATCCAGCTTTGCGGTCGCGTAATTTTTTAGGCGACGTGCGACTGGGGGATCCGCTGGCCTGACTAGCGAGACTTTCTCGCCTCGAATTGTCAACAGATGACCCACCGCTGCGTATCTGCAAGACCTCATCTTCGTCTAACGACTGGTGCATGTGCTTTCGTAGCCAAGCACGTCGTTTCCCGCCACTGGGTGACGGTCGTGGCAATTTTTCTCTATCGTCTGTCCCACTTTTTGACTCTTCCTCGAATAAGTTCACATCCAGGTCGTCTAATATTCGTCCATTTTATTACAAGggtgactaattttttttttttttaatttcaactaAATCTAGGTCTAGGTTTAGGTCCAAGTCTAAATctaaatctatttaaattataatttaaataatttaattactaacctggtaatttttttgtacggAATGACGCATTGGTGATCATTGATTTAGATATCGTTGGAGTAGTAGTTGCTGGTGATAACGCGACGCTTATTCCCACAGAAGCGTCACCAAGTAGTCCAGAAGGACCGGAACTGCTGGAATTACGTATCGCATTCGTAACGAGCATAACATCTGGGTAACAATCGTAGCACGCACGATTGTGAATGTCCTCGACAGCTTGACATCCGGTGTACCAGCAGTCATTGTACATCGCGAAATAAATTCCATGAAGAAATTCAAGAAGAAATTGATTTGAAACGGGAATACGGGGTAGCAGTCTCGGAACAAAACTGGACTCGCTGTAAGAGGCCCGCTGATGGTGTCCTGGTTTCGAGAACCCCTGAGTTACGAgtctgaaaaattaattgctacAGTAGACAGCAGATTATTTACCAAcgttaattgtttaattaatgaacGTACTTGGTAGCAACTTTGCACAACTGCTCTAACGCGGACTTGTTGATGTAACTCAGCTGttggttataaataaataaaagcgcTGTCATGACTTTTAGTCGGTTCTGGGCATTGAGTGTCTCTATTTGTTGAAGTGGACCCCAGCTAACGAGTTTTGAGTTGCATTCCTCGAAGTGTCTCACCGCGCTCTCGGTCAAGGAGGCGTGAGTGAGACTAGAGGGCTCGTGGTAAATCGACAGCATCGCCAGCGAGGGCAGCCGAAATGACACGGTCTTCGATTCTCCATTCTCGTTTATTACCTCGAGGTTGTAGAGCCCTATCAGCAGCGTCTCTACCGACCGGCAAttctagataaaaaatttataaatattttttagcttaGCAAttgttgtttaaatatatatgtgaatttAATTAGTGTTTGTTTGCATACTATTAATTCAAGATGACGTGATATCGTATAATTAAACACTGGGACTTTAATCTTGGTGTTTACCAGTCATTTATATTATGTAATATTACTTGGATAATAAACTagttcatttattatatttgtcatgataaaatttatttttggtttatcatttaaattaaaatgtttatcaatttattaatgatttttttaaaatgcaactttaaaaaaaaaaaattattttgaaaaattgcacttgtagtttttttaattttctacatatgcatttttttatttttttttttttttgtaaattttgtaataaataataataagtattattcttttttatgtGCTCGTATATTATGATCCTAaaattaacagacaattaacaatttaatttaaaaaaaaaaaaaaaaaaaaaaaaaaaaaaaaatgcacatgtagaaaattaaaaaaactttaagtgcaattttttaaaataattttttttttataatttatcatataaaaaaaataaaaaaattattcagctGATCCCAGGATCATttccttattaaaaaataattattaagtaattaattttgtaataaataatttaccttaATATCACCATGTGCTAGAGcattaagataaataaaaataagtgtagGAACAAATTGTAATGCAAATCGTTGTAACTGAACTTCTCTTGatcgataaaaattgaacagTTGATTACAAACAGGATCAattaactgtaaaaaaaagttgctatttattagtattatcaACGGGTAGGTCAAGTATGAATCATCGCAATTTTTCATCAGTCACCTCAGCCTGTCTCGTCGCAAGTCCAGTAAAGTCTCAGACATCCggtcgttaaataaaaataaaactcaacaATAAACTAAACATACCTCgctatatttatttctctccTCAAGAAGTACATACAGAGCACGTACTATTTCGTTGTCCTGAGACAATGTGTTAGCAAAGGTAGGCAGTTCCGCTGGTGATACATCAGCATAGTCAGCTAACCATTCATTTATAAGACTTTCTGTCatcttgatttaattataaataaaccgacctgtcaattttttctttgatttttttttatatttcaaaccATACagaaaattatcatcattaagaTCTTTGATCGTTACCtgctaaattataaatatgacaatataaatttatatcaaatatttaaataaattattataattacttacttattttatttattttaattaaagaaccTCTTTAGTCTCCATTATAATACTgtcacataaatatatatatatacgtttatatgtgtatatatatatatatataggtatatattatttaaaattaaaaagcatCCAAGAGCAGGCTTTAAAAGTCTCCACCACTTCCTTCACCTCTAGACTCACTACGACAGTCGTCAGTCTTTATtcctcttcctcttcctcttcACTCTTTACTCCAACTTGCTCTATTGACTAATGAACAGTAATGATAGTATGTACTACATACTGAAACTATTAACTCTTACTTTTGTTATCATTCTGTCAAGTTTACAAACCTGTCaccaacaataatttttttttttttaagttgcctccattttttataaactgacAGCTTCAGTTCAAATATTTGCCGCGCAAattctgtaataaaaatatgatcaGTTAGCAGATGAGTGtcagacatcagacaatttataaattttaaataaataaatttaaatgaaatttttaaaaatccgcgcgctttttgaattatttaaatatgcattttttaatttttattctacttacattttattcaaaaatttaaaaaattcttgtcaGACATTCACGCTTATAGctattagataattaaaaattttttaattacaaaaaaagaaattttaaaaattgcatatgtggaaaattttaaaaattatgggtgcaattatttgaaatatttttttttataacttatcattgaaaaaaaaattcaaaaacgacgtcggctaacttcagtatcattaaaaataacaactaattagtaatttaaaatctataatttatattttgttgaagttacaaataaagtgtataattattaattaaatttactagtttgtataaaaagtattacacaatttatatatataaaatacaaatgttttttttaaatatttatcttaattaactacgaaacttaaattaatattaagacgcatcatttattattaaaaaatgacatttactTTAACGTATCTAAACAATTGTCAGTAAtcttatgaattatttaaaatgtacatttgtttttctttcaaattaattataaataacaacacaacttaattcaaaattttaaaaataaactacagcTACGTCTGGCTGAAAGTTTCGTCTTCAGTGTCAGAGATTCCACCGGTTATCACTTCGTCTCCAAAGtattcttttacttttacGACACTATCAACAGTTTCATTGATAAGATCCGTCTTCATCTtgacaatactttttattttttgcaactCCGTCTGACAGCTCATCAAATTTATCCTCAGCTTCGAACTAGACAACTGTTCTCTCCTCAAGTGCTCAGTGACTTCTCTGTTCTTTTCCTCAAGCTGAGTTATCATTTGGTCTTTTTCTCTCAGCCGCTTCAACAACTCATCGGTGTCCTGGTGATCCTTCAATCCTTTCAACTGGTCCATGTTTATTTTGCTCTTGTCtatttcatttgatttttCCTTCATTTTCGCCAACAGTCCCGAGACAATGTCGAccattatattcattttactgCACTGACAGttcttgttattatttttattcaattgagtCGACTCAGTAGTCGTTGATACCAAATTTTCCGACACCTcggttacattttttttattgacactTAAATTAGCGCTCGCACTATTGACCGCTGCCGTTTCTTTCTGCGGTGAttttgctatttttaaattcccgccAGTTTTATCAACTGACTTATTTTTGTCATTCTCCAAAGAATCATTAGTAAGTTTTTTCTTTACCAAATAATTACTGATAGAGTCTCTGGGTatcaatgaaatattaatcggactattattaattgatgaatTAATTGATTCGTTGATAGAATCATTTGATTTCTCTCTGAactttcttattttttctttaaattcatcactttttaataaatttggatCTGCTGCGCGCAATTGCAATTTAACTTTaggtgattttttaaaattaccatttAAACTTGGCGCggtttcttgaaaatttatctcaactttcggtaatttaattatgtcaACTAGTTTACTTTTATCAACTGGAAgctttggtaaattttttaatatatccgcacttaaatttgaatttaaatttcgttttCCCGCCACTCGATTGGTCTTTTTAACCTCTTGATTGGTACTTTTGGCGGTTATTTTAACCGGGGTGTCATTAATCCCAGATGATTCATcaggaattttaaatttatcactgtCATTTGCCGCTGAAAGTGGAGTAGCAATTTTTTGACAGCTGTCATCTCCATTGGGAACTGGATCACTGGGTGTCTGATTGCTGTTAGTTCCGGGCGTTGTTCTTGACGGTGAGTTTTTCGGAACGACCAGGACGACCCGTTTAGGAAGTATTTGTTCGTCGaccttttttaattttttcctggGCTTGTCTTCCGTGTTCTTGCCGTTGATGGGAGCCAGCGGCGAGGGAGATGActccaataaattaaaagttaccTCTTCCTGTGAGTTACTCGTCGCAGGTTGATTGAAAAAGTcatcaaaattaaaagtattacgAATTTCATGAACAATATCCTGGACATCATCAGAATTTcccgttatttttatttgaaagtcGCACGGAGATTCCACAGCATCACTCTTGCGTTTTCTTTTCgccattatttaaatttaaaaaaattcaaacctaaaaataagtattttgttataaataatcacaaatattatttaatttaacaatggAGATGACACTAACCTCCAAACCCAAGTTGatcgtcaattttttttcaatccccCATTAAATTTCCTGGAGATTTGTCAGCAAAACTAATGAGCTTCCTCAGTTAATTAACTTCCGTgctcgtaattattatttaaattaacaattattattgtttgtttataaatttaccaatacaataatatttagttgCTATATTCATCAcaaactaaaaattcaaatctattTTACCATTTGGCggtgaaattcaaaaatttttttttaccagctgTCAGATTTTCCCcgaaaaattatctaaattaccAACCTCGCGTTTCttaaccatatatatatatatatataagcacATATGTCGTGATTGAAAGACATACatttactcatatatatattttttactctcccccacagtaaaatttagttataTATTATGATGTAGCTGGTGAGTGTCCGAATACGTTATCGTACTTTCGCGCGTGAGCTAAAGCTCAAGTATTTCCGTGtgccaaataaatatttttttacatactaCCGAGATCCATTAATCTATagatattttacaaatatatataaagtattattatatataaacaatatactaacgtacaaatatatataaaaaccaGCAAGCGATTTATCATCCAGCAGCTTGACCAACAATATTCCagtcttttgaaatttacagTAATACAGCAAACTCAACTTCCTATTCagtatataggtatatatatattatatattacatatatatttatatatatacaccatccgtcatatatatacacatataagAACTTGAAGACTTATAAGTCAAGACAAAGCAGCTCCCTTAAGTTGGCGGGGGGAATTcgatttttggcaaattttttttagcaattcgtttgttcgtcgattgttcgtcaatgttcgctataaataattatttgttcgttctttatttttttttaaataaatttttaaaaatttatttgaagttagcggtgactatactcattttctatcttttttaattttttttccatttatcttgatttgtttgttaataccccaccaaaaatagcgtttgtttgtttgtttttatatttataattaattattaaaattttaattatgcccGTTGATCTAATAGTAgttgtgcgcatgcgcaagtgTCTGCTctaggtttaaaattttttattgttttcattattatttatgttttaattaaattagtaatcttatcaagtaattatcaaatcctGTTGATCATCTAGCACATCGTAAGAGTATCCAGGTATTTATCGGAGAGAAATGTCAATAagccacaataaaatatgaaacgaaAGAGTCCTCAAAGAATCTTAGAAAAccacttttaatattattattattatctttatttatttaatatttaatacactcgactaattattttgttttatcaatattaattatgtattaaaaatactgaaaacattttaatgttattttcatttactcttttataatttaccgctCTGTTTTGTAACTTACGTGGTGTGTCACctattatcaagtattttaactTGCCGTTCAACTAGTATTTTTGTGTTACACAGTTGGTCTCATAAATAGTTGGTAAACcaattactaaattaca
This genomic interval carries:
- the LOC103579787 gene encoding hyccin; the encoded protein is MTESLINEWLADYADVSPAELPTFANTLSQDNEIVRALYVLLEERNKYSELIDPVCNQLFNFYRSREVQLQRFALQFVPTLIFIYLNALAHGDIKNCRSVETLLIGLYNLEVINENGESKTVSFRLPSLAMLSIYHEPSSLTHASLTESAVRHFEECNSKLVSWGPLQQIETLNAQNRLKVMTALLFIYNQQLSYINKSALEQLCKVATKLVTQGFSKPGHHQRASYSESSFVPRLLPRIPVSNQFLLEFLHGIYFAMYNDCWYTGCQAVEDIHNRACYDCYPDVMLVTNAIRNSSSSGPSGLLGDASVGISVALSPATTTPTISKSMITNASFRTKKLPDDIPIVAKEDVGTDKANLVSISEEQDTTEPSRVGSLRQGKDTKGSSKITNFSLTKKPREKDGKPKNGYVEKEKKLGQKDFKTRGLDGEEANGSVKKKNDSIISDGNSSYTDVGLSNDLADLELENSVNMRVHDPDGSSVQVSSV
- the LOC103579788 gene encoding uncharacterized protein LOC103579788, whose translation is MAKRKRKSDAVESPCDFQIKITGNSDDVQDIVHEIRNTFNFDDFFNQPATSNSQEEVTFNLLESSPSPLAPINGKNTEDKPRKKLKKVDEQILPKRVVLVVPKNSPSRTTPGTNSNQTPSDPVPNGDDSCQKIATPLSAANDSDKFKIPDESSGINDTPVKITAKSTNQEVKKTNRVAGKRNLNSNLSADILKNLPKLPVDKSKLVDIIKLPKVEINFQETAPSLNGNFKKSPKVKLQLRAADPNLLKSDEFKEKIRKFREKSNDSINESINSSINNSPINISLIPRDSISNYLVKKKLTNDSLENDKNKSVDKTGGNLKIAKSPQKETAAVNSASANLSVNKKNVTEVSENLVSTTTESTQLNKNNNKNCQCSKMNIMVDIVSGLLAKMKEKSNEIDKSKINMDQLKGLKDHQDTDELLKRLREKDQMITQLEEKNREVTEHLRREQLSSSKLRINLMSCQTELQKIKSIVKMKTDLINETVDSVVKVKEYFGDEVITGGISDTEDETFSQT